The sequence below is a genomic window from Campylobacter concisus.
TTTAAGTATGAGGCGCTAGTTGGCATGGGTGGCAACATCGGTGATAGCGCAAAGAGGTTTGATAAATTTATAAGAGCGGTTAGTGAAGATAGGCGTTTTCACGTAGTTGAAGTCTCGCCGATCCTTATAAATGCGGCGTTTGGCTACGAAGCGCAGGATGATTTTAGTAACGCTGTTATAAATTTACAAACATCTATGAGCCCTAGAGAAACTCTAAAAATTTTGGGGCACTATGAGAGTAAATTTAAGCGTGTCAGGACGTTTAAAAATGCGCCACGCACGCTTGATCTGGATATTTTGTATTTTAGTAAAAAAGTCTATAAAACGCCACGCCTTATCGTCCCACACCCAGGAGCCGATAAGAGGCTTAGCGTGATCGTGCCACTAGGGCTTATGAGAGGTTAAAAGGATATAAATGGCTACAAAATTTCATACTTTTACAGGTGAGAGCACCATTGAGGCTTTGAAAAAGGCTCAAGAAACGTGCGGCGAAAAGGCCATACTAGTTACTACAAAACAGATTCAAGCCAAAACGATAAATAAAAAACCGCTTTATGAAATTTTAGTAAGCGTCGAAGAGGACGACGTAAAGCAACCCCTAAAACCAAATACAAAAGCCATAAATTACGAAAATGCCTACTCTAAATTTAATAAAAACTATGAACCTGCTAAGCCAAAATTTGAGATAAAAGAAGAACCGGCTAAATTTGAGGCAAAGACAGCATCACCCGAGCCTTACGATCCAAACGAGAGCGTGCTTTTAAATATCTCAGCTGCTGCAAAAGAGATAAGCACGATCGCAAATGTAAATATCGATGACGTCAAAGATAAAGAGTCGAGCATACCAAATGGTATGAATAAAAAAATAGACGATGTGGCAAAGCAAGTAAGCGTGTTAAGCGAAAAAATAGGGCTCATAACTGACATGATCTGGGACGAGAAAGCACCAAATCGCAACAATCTCTCGATCCCACCAGAGTTTGCTAATATCTATAAACTCGCAAAACAAAGTGGCATGAAAGATGAGCATTTAGAGGCTATCATGCAAACGACGCTTGAAAATTTGCCAGTTTCGATGAAGAGCAATCCAACTGCTGTAAAAAGGTACTTCTACTCACTTTTACGCAATATGTTACCTTGCAGAAAAGAGCCAAGCGATAAAAAACAACGTATTATGATGCTAGTTGGTCCAACTGGAGTTGGTAAGACGACGACTCTTGCAAAGCTAGCGGCTCGTTTTGCTTACGGCAATGAAAAGCGGTATAAAACAGGCATCATCACGCTTGATACGTACCGTATTGGAGCGGTTGAGCAGTTATTTCAATACGCTAAAATGATGAAGCTACCTATACTTGATGTTATCGAGATAGATGACTTTCAAAATGCTATAAAGCAGCTTAGCTACTGCGACGTAATCCTAATCGACACCACTGGAAATTCGCAGTATGACAAAGAAAAGCTTGAAAGGCTTGATAAATTTTTAAAGCATAGCGGTGCAAAGATTGATGTAAATTTGGTCCTTTCGGCTGGCTCAAAGGTCGAAGATCTAATAGAAATTTATAATGGATTTTCATTTTTGGATATTGACACGCTAATAATCACCAAATTTGATGAGACAAAAATTTTTGGCAACGTCTTTTCGCTGATATATGAGACAAATACGCCGGTTAGCTACTTTAGCGTAGGCCAAGAGGTGCCTGATGATCTTGTGGAGGCAAAGAGCGAATTTTTAGTAGAGTGCGTGTTTGACGGCTTTACAAAGCAAAAGGCTAGCGATGAATAATCAAGCGCAAAAATTACAAAATTTAGTCCAGTCACAAAGCAAGAACAAAAATACACATTTTATTGCGATAACTAGCGGCAAAGGCGGTGTTGGTAAGAGTACGATAAGTGCAAATTTAGCAAATGTTTTATCAAAAAATGGCTATAAAGTAGGACTATTTGATGCTGACATCGGCCTTGCAAACCTTGATGTTATCTTAAATGTAAAAATGGGTAAAAATTTACTTCACGTGCTAAAAGGCGAGTGCAGCCTAAAAGATATCTTGATACCTATAAATAAAAATTTGATCCTCATTCCTGGTGAAAGCGGCGATGAAATTTTGAAATTTAACAATCAATTTTTATTTGAGAGGTTTTTAGATGAGGCGAGCGAGCTTGATGAGCTTGATTTTTTGATCATTGACACCGGAGCTGGCATAGGCGGTAGTACGCAGCTGTTTTTAGAAGCGGCTGATGAGGTCGTGGTGGTGACTGTGCCTGATCCTGCGGCGATAACCGATGCATACGCTGTCATAAAGATCGTTTCAAGATTTAAAAATAGTGAGCTTTTGCTTTTAAATATGGTAAAAAATGAAGCAGAGGCGACTAGAATTTATGAAAATATCAAACGCGTTGCTAATGCAAATATCGGGCCTAGCTTAAATTTAGAGCTTATAGGATTTGTGGCTTCTGATAAGAATGTTTCAAGAAGTATAAAACAACGAACGCTTTTTACAGACGACGCTGCTTATGCTGAGCCTAGTGCCCAGATAAAACAGATAGCTTCGAATTTACTTTATAGGTTGGAACGAAAAGTGCTTAACGATGAGCAAAGCAGGAGCTTTGGGGGCTTCTTTAAGCGTTTGATAGAACAATTTTGATGGAGATTGAGCTTTGCGTGCAGAAAATTTTATAGCATTTTTTACGGTTTGTGGTTTTTTTGTAG
It includes:
- the flhF gene encoding flagellar biosynthesis protein FlhF; translation: MATKFHTFTGESTIEALKKAQETCGEKAILVTTKQIQAKTINKKPLYEILVSVEEDDVKQPLKPNTKAINYENAYSKFNKNYEPAKPKFEIKEEPAKFEAKTASPEPYDPNESVLLNISAAAKEISTIANVNIDDVKDKESSIPNGMNKKIDDVAKQVSVLSEKIGLITDMIWDEKAPNRNNLSIPPEFANIYKLAKQSGMKDEHLEAIMQTTLENLPVSMKSNPTAVKRYFYSLLRNMLPCRKEPSDKKQRIMMLVGPTGVGKTTTLAKLAARFAYGNEKRYKTGIITLDTYRIGAVEQLFQYAKMMKLPILDVIEIDDFQNAIKQLSYCDVILIDTTGNSQYDKEKLERLDKFLKHSGAKIDVNLVLSAGSKVEDLIEIYNGFSFLDIDTLIITKFDETKIFGNVFSLIYETNTPVSYFSVGQEVPDDLVEAKSEFLVECVFDGFTKQKASDE
- the folK gene encoding 2-amino-4-hydroxy-6-hydroxymethyldihydropteridine diphosphokinase; protein product: MRLAGARKIVKSRFCPSFFQKRDEFKYEALVGMGGNIGDSAKRFDKFIRAVSEDRRFHVVEVSPILINAAFGYEAQDDFSNAVINLQTSMSPRETLKILGHYESKFKRVRTFKNAPRTLDLDILYFSKKVYKTPRLIVPHPGADKRLSVIVPLGLMRG
- a CDS encoding P-loop NTPase, whose protein sequence is MNNQAQKLQNLVQSQSKNKNTHFIAITSGKGGVGKSTISANLANVLSKNGYKVGLFDADIGLANLDVILNVKMGKNLLHVLKGECSLKDILIPINKNLILIPGESGDEILKFNNQFLFERFLDEASELDELDFLIIDTGAGIGGSTQLFLEAADEVVVVTVPDPAAITDAYAVIKIVSRFKNSELLLLNMVKNEAEATRIYENIKRVANANIGPSLNLELIGFVASDKNVSRSIKQRTLFTDDAAYAEPSAQIKQIASNLLYRLERKVLNDEQSRSFGGFFKRLIEQF